The following proteins are co-located in the Carassius carassius chromosome 39, fCarCar2.1, whole genome shotgun sequence genome:
- the LOC132121756 gene encoding ornithine aminotransferase, mitochondrial-like translates to MNSMKSLMRGVPPVLSRAVHSGTRTSSAASRAKPAERQLTPEEVYAREDRHGAHNYHPLPVALERGDGVHVWDVEGRRYFDFLSAYSAVNQGHCHPKVIAALTAQASRLTLTSRAFYNDVLGVYEQYITGLFGYDKVLPMNTGVEGGETACKLARKWAYTVKGVPKYEAKIVFAAGNFWGRTMAAISSSTDPSSFEGFGPFMPGFELIPYNDITALEKALQDPNVAAFMVEPIQGEAGVIVPDPGYLTKVRELCTKHNVLFIADEVQTGLARTGRRLAVDHEAVRPDLVILGKALSGGVYPVSAVLCDDEVMLTIKPGEHGSTYGGNPLACRVAIAALEVLEEEGLAQNADLMGQILRSELRKLPLEIVSGIRGKGLLNAIIIKETKDYDAWRVCLRLRDNGLLAKPTHGDIIRLAPPLIIKEDEVRECVDIISRTILSF, encoded by the exons ATGAACAGCATGAAGAGTCTGATGAGAGGCGTGCCGCCCGTCCTGAGCcgtgcagtgcattctgggacacGCACGTCCTCCGCTGCGTCCAGAGCCAAACCAGCGGAGCGTCAGCTGACACCAGAAGAGGTTTACGCTCGAGAGGATCGACACGGCGCTCACAACTATCACCCGCTGCCCGTGGCCCTGGAGCGAGGAGACG gggTTCACGTGTGGGACGTGGAGGGCCGCAGGTACTTTGACTTCCTGAGTGCGTACAGCGCTGTGAACCAGGGTCACTGTCACCCCAAGGTCATCGCGGCGCTGACGGCACAGGCCTCTCGGCTCACGCTCACCTCCAGAGCCTTCTACAACGACGTGCTGGGCGTCTACGAGCAGTACATCACCGGCCTGTTCGGATACGATAAAGTGCTGCCCATGAACACAG GTGTGGAGGGCGGAGAGACGGCCTGTAAACTGGCCCGTAAGTGGGCATACACGGTCAAGGGCGTCCCGAAATATGAGGCAAAGATCGTGTTTGCAG CGGGGAATTTCTGGGGTCGCACGATGGCTGCCATCTCCAGCTCGACGGACCCCAGCAGCTTCGAGGGGTTCGGACCCTTCATGCCCGGCTTCGAGCTGATCCCGTATAACGACATCACTGCGCTCGAG aaagcACTGCAGGATCCAAACGTGGCTGCGTTCATGGTGGAGCCGATCCAGGGGGAAGCAGGTGTGATCGTTCCTGATCCCGGTTACCTCACGAAAGTCCGGGAGTTATGTACCAAACATAAT GTTCTGTTCATTGCTGATGAGGTGCAGACCGGTCTGGCTCGCACTGGACGGCGTCTGGCTGTGGACCACGAGGCGGTGAGGCCAGATCTGGTGATTCTGGGTAAAGCTCTGTCAGGAGGAGTGTATCct GTCTCTGCTGTTCTGTGTGATGATGAGGTGATGCTGACCATCAAACCTGGAGAACACGGATCCACGTATGGAGGAAACCCTCTGGCCTGCCGCGTCGCCATCGCTGctctggag GTTCTGGAGGAGGAGGGTCTGGCTCAGAATGCGGATCTGATGGGTCAGATTCTTCGCTCTGAGCTCAGGAAGCTTCCGCTGGAGATCGTGAGCGGCATCCGCGGGAAAGGCCTCCTGAACGCCATCATCATCAAAGAGACCAAAG ACTATGACGCCTGGAGGGTGTGTCTTCGTCTCCGTGACAACGGTCTGTTGGCCAAGCCCACTCATGGTGACATCATCAGGCTAGCCCCGCCCCTCATTATAAAGGAGGATGAGGTCAGAGAGTGTGTGGACATCATCAGCAGAACCATCCTGTCCTTCTAA